In Microbacterium foliorum, the following proteins share a genomic window:
- the paaB gene encoding 1,2-phenylacetyl-CoA epoxidase subunit PaaB has protein sequence MATPGADEREPWPLWEVFVRANRGLSHVHVGSLHAPDADMAIRNARDLYTRRGEGVSIWAVPADAITTSDPDAKGAYFESPAGKNYRHAVYYTASEGVPHL, from the coding sequence ATGGCGACGCCCGGTGCCGACGAACGCGAGCCCTGGCCTCTCTGGGAGGTCTTCGTCCGCGCGAACCGCGGACTGAGCCACGTGCACGTCGGATCCCTGCACGCTCCGGATGCCGACATGGCGATCCGCAATGCCCGCGACCTCTACACGCGCCGCGGCGAGGGCGTGTCGATCTGGGCCGTGCCGGCCGATGCGATCACCACGAGCGACCCTGACGCGAAGGGCGCCTACTTCGAGAGCCCCGCGGGCAAGAACTATCGGCATGCGGTGTACTACACGGCCTCCGAGGGGGTGCCGCACCTGTGA
- the paaA gene encoding 1,2-phenylacetyl-CoA epoxidase subunit PaaA — translation MTSPADLSLVDGELSDEERLFDELIANEQRIEPRDWMPDAYRKTLIRQISQHAHSEIIGMQPEGNWITRAPSLKRKAILMAKVQDEAGHGLYLYSAAQTLGITRDEMMDQLISGKAKYSSIFNYPTPTWADMGAIGWLVDGAAICNQVPLCRASYGPYGRAMVRVCKEESFHQRQGFEILLSLMQGSEEQRQMAQDAVNRWYWPSLAMFGPPDDQSPNSAQSMKWKIKRFTNDELRQRFVGMLVPQAEILGVTLPDPDLRFDDETGQYVIGEIDWDEFFEVLRGNGPCNAERLERRRTAHEDGAWVREAAAEYARKQRFGSPAARSTTGAGAA, via the coding sequence ATGACCAGCCCCGCAGACCTCTCCCTCGTCGATGGCGAGCTCTCCGATGAGGAGCGCCTGTTCGATGAGCTCATCGCGAACGAGCAGCGCATCGAGCCCCGCGACTGGATGCCCGACGCCTACCGCAAGACGCTGATCCGTCAGATCTCGCAGCACGCGCACTCGGAGATCATCGGCATGCAGCCCGAGGGCAACTGGATCACACGGGCCCCAAGCCTCAAGCGCAAGGCGATCCTGATGGCCAAGGTGCAAGACGAGGCGGGCCACGGCCTCTACCTCTACTCGGCGGCGCAGACCCTCGGCATCACGCGTGACGAGATGATGGACCAGCTCATCAGCGGCAAGGCGAAGTACTCGTCGATCTTCAACTACCCCACGCCGACCTGGGCCGATATGGGCGCGATCGGGTGGCTCGTCGACGGAGCCGCGATCTGCAACCAGGTGCCGCTCTGCCGGGCGTCCTACGGCCCCTACGGCCGGGCGATGGTTCGGGTGTGCAAAGAGGAGTCGTTCCACCAGCGCCAGGGTTTCGAGATCCTGCTCTCGCTGATGCAGGGCTCCGAAGAGCAGAGGCAGATGGCGCAGGATGCCGTGAACCGCTGGTACTGGCCGAGCCTGGCGATGTTCGGGCCGCCGGATGACCAGTCCCCGAACTCCGCCCAGTCGATGAAGTGGAAGATCAAGCGCTTCACGAATGACGAGCTGCGCCAGCGCTTCGTCGGGATGCTGGTGCCGCAGGCCGAGATCCTCGGTGTAACCCTGCCCGATCCTGATCTGCGCTTCGACGACGAGACGGGCCAGTACGTGATCGGCGAGATCGACTGGGACGAGTTCTTCGAGGTGCTGCGCGGCAACGGCCCTTGCAACGCCGAACGTCTCGAACGTCGCCGCACGGCGCACGAGGACGGCGCCTGGGTGCGTGAGGCCGCGGCCGAGTACGCCCGCAAGCAGCGTTTCGGCTCGCCTGCGGCTCGCTCAACGACCGGGGCGGGAGCGGCGTGA
- a CDS encoding pilus assembly protein CpaE, translating to MITRELAVSLRDAGLVWHPAEGDRFQLDLPNDVELEAEADVFTVSEMTIEARQTPSGTDLAFNGTTEWALDAVTLADAVWLPREDQLREMLRGTFRALTRLPDAFVVEVEIAGETLRFEHPDPSEAYGRALLDLVSRSR from the coding sequence ATGATCACCCGAGAGCTGGCCGTATCCCTGCGCGACGCCGGGCTCGTGTGGCATCCCGCCGAAGGAGATCGCTTTCAGCTCGACCTCCCGAACGATGTCGAACTCGAAGCCGAGGCCGACGTCTTCACGGTCAGCGAGATGACGATCGAGGCGCGCCAGACACCGAGCGGCACCGATCTCGCCTTCAACGGCACGACCGAGTGGGCGCTCGACGCCGTCACCCTGGCGGATGCCGTCTGGCTGCCGCGCGAAGACCAGCTGCGCGAGATGCTGCGCGGCACGTTCCGCGCACTGACCCGCCTTCCCGACGCCTTCGTGGTCGAGGTCGAGATCGCCGGAGAGACGCTGCGATTCGAGCATCCGGATCCCTCCGAGGCCTACGGTCGCGCCCTTCTCGATCTCGTCTCGCGCTCCCGCTGA
- a CDS encoding RecQ family ATP-dependent DNA helicase, with translation MASPSSVDTRSAALSALRELVGRSDADFHDGQYEAIEALVEGRRRALVVQRTGWGKSAVYFVATLLLRRQGAGPTVLVSPLLALMRDQIAAAERAGVRAVAINSTNAHEWTEVMEQLDRDEVDVLLVSPERLNNPAFREQQLPALVRRIGMLVVDEAHCISDWGHDFRPDYRRLRDLIEQMPPEVPVLATTATANSRVVADVAEQLGTGGSSGDGASEVLTIRGPLARTSLRLGVLRLPNSASRLAWLLSHIDDLPGSGIIYTLTVAAAVDTARLLRDHGHDVRAYTGQTDTDERTESEGMLKRNEVKALVATSALGMGFDKPDLGFVLHLGAPSSPVAYYQQVGRAGRASESADVLLLPGVEDRDIWHYFATASMPDRERAERVIAALGDQPISTPALEAMVDIRRTPLELLLKVLDVDGAVRRVQGGWVATGEPWTYDAERYERIAGERRAEQQHMIDYEQTDGCRMEFLQRSLDDDTAAPCGRCDNCAGIWFPSEIGESATTQAAESLDRVGVPVEPRKAWPTGADKLDVPVKGRIPAGEQAGEGRALARLTDLGWGGTLRELFAAGAPDAAVTPQVLGGCVRVLADWGWTERPVAVVAMPSRSHPLLVDSLARGIAEIGRLPYLGALDPVGGGPSGQPGGNSVFRLAGLWDRFSAQHLDMPAGPVLLVDDMADSRWTLTVAARTLRQAGATDVLPFVLALRG, from the coding sequence ATGGCTTCCCCCTCCTCTGTCGACACCCGCTCCGCTGCGCTCTCGGCGCTGCGCGAGCTGGTCGGCCGCTCAGATGCCGATTTCCACGACGGTCAGTACGAGGCGATCGAGGCACTGGTCGAGGGGCGCCGTCGCGCGCTCGTCGTGCAGCGCACGGGGTGGGGAAAATCGGCGGTGTACTTCGTCGCGACGCTGCTGCTGCGGCGGCAGGGAGCGGGGCCGACCGTGCTCGTCTCGCCGCTGTTGGCTCTCATGCGCGACCAGATCGCCGCCGCCGAGCGCGCCGGCGTCCGAGCCGTGGCGATCAACTCCACGAACGCGCACGAATGGACGGAGGTGATGGAGCAGCTCGACCGAGACGAGGTCGACGTGCTGCTCGTCTCACCTGAGCGGCTCAACAACCCGGCTTTCCGCGAGCAGCAGCTGCCGGCGCTCGTCCGGCGGATCGGAATGCTGGTGGTCGACGAGGCGCACTGCATCAGCGACTGGGGGCACGACTTCCGACCCGACTACCGTCGGCTGCGCGACCTCATCGAGCAGATGCCGCCAGAGGTTCCGGTGCTCGCGACCACGGCGACCGCCAACAGCCGGGTCGTGGCCGACGTCGCCGAGCAGCTCGGCACGGGAGGCTCATCGGGTGACGGGGCCTCTGAGGTGCTCACGATCCGCGGGCCACTCGCCCGCACGTCGCTGCGGCTCGGAGTGCTGCGCCTGCCGAACTCGGCGAGCCGGCTCGCCTGGCTGCTCAGCCACATCGACGACCTGCCCGGTTCGGGCATCATCTACACGCTCACCGTCGCCGCTGCGGTCGACACCGCCCGGCTGCTGCGCGACCACGGCCACGACGTGCGTGCGTACACCGGGCAGACCGACACCGATGAGCGCACCGAGTCAGAGGGGATGCTGAAGCGCAACGAGGTCAAGGCCCTCGTCGCCACGAGCGCACTCGGTATGGGCTTCGACAAACCCGATCTCGGTTTCGTCCTCCATCTCGGCGCACCATCGTCACCTGTCGCGTACTACCAGCAGGTCGGCCGCGCCGGCCGCGCGAGCGAGAGCGCAGACGTGCTGCTGCTGCCGGGTGTCGAAGATCGCGATATCTGGCACTACTTCGCGACCGCATCGATGCCCGATCGCGAGCGCGCCGAGAGGGTGATCGCCGCACTCGGTGATCAGCCGATCTCGACGCCGGCGCTCGAGGCGATGGTCGACATCCGTCGTACGCCGCTCGAGCTGCTGCTCAAGGTGCTCGATGTCGACGGTGCGGTGCGGCGTGTGCAGGGCGGGTGGGTCGCCACGGGCGAGCCCTGGACCTACGACGCCGAGCGCTACGAGCGCATCGCGGGCGAGCGCCGAGCCGAGCAGCAGCACATGATCGACTACGAGCAGACCGACGGATGCCGCATGGAGTTCCTCCAGCGCTCGCTCGACGACGACACCGCAGCGCCCTGCGGCAGATGCGACAACTGCGCCGGCATCTGGTTCCCGAGCGAGATCGGCGAATCGGCGACGACTCAGGCTGCGGAGTCGCTCGACCGAGTCGGCGTCCCCGTCGAACCGCGCAAGGCGTGGCCGACCGGTGCCGACAAGCTCGACGTGCCCGTCAAGGGGCGCATTCCGGCGGGGGAGCAGGCAGGAGAAGGGCGCGCTCTCGCTCGACTGACCGATCTCGGCTGGGGTGGCACCCTGCGAGAGCTCTTCGCGGCGGGGGCGCCCGATGCCGCCGTGACTCCGCAGGTGCTCGGCGGCTGCGTGCGAGTGCTCGCCGACTGGGGGTGGACGGAGCGACCGGTCGCGGTGGTCGCGATGCCTTCACGGTCGCATCCGCTGCTCGTCGATTCGCTCGCCCGAGGGATCGCCGAGATCGGACGACTGCCGTATCTCGGCGCGCTCGATCCGGTTGGCGGCGGCCCGAGCGGTCAGCCCGGGGGCAACAGTGTCTTCCGTCTCGCGGGCCTATGGGATCGCTTCAGCGCTCAGCACCTCGACATGCCTGCGGGGCCCGTGCTCCTCGTCGACGATATGGCCGACAGTCGCTGGACTCTGACCGTCGCCGCGCGCACACTCCGTCAGGCGGGAGCCACCGACGTGCTGCCGTTCGTCCTCGCGCTGCGCGGCTGA
- a CDS encoding HepT-like ribonuclease domain-containing protein has protein sequence MRDIANACEAVARYTRRIDTDDEIVFDAIRARLIEIGEAVKDLDEATREAEPGIPWAEIAGMRDYLAHRYFDTTHAVVMTTARSDVPQLAAAEQRLLLRKSASSAS, from the coding sequence TTGCGCGACATCGCGAACGCCTGCGAGGCAGTCGCGCGTTACACAAGACGAATCGATACGGATGACGAGATCGTGTTCGACGCGATTCGTGCACGGCTCATCGAGATCGGAGAAGCCGTCAAGGATCTCGACGAGGCAACGAGAGAGGCAGAGCCGGGCATCCCCTGGGCCGAGATCGCAGGCATGCGTGACTATCTTGCTCACCGCTACTTCGATACGACGCATGCTGTCGTCATGACAACAGCCCGCTCCGACGTGCCGCAGCTTGCCGCCGCCGAACAGCGGTTGCTGCTTCGGAAGTCAGCCTCGTCCGCGAGCTGA
- a CDS encoding nucleotidyltransferase domain-containing protein, which produces MSRAAELIRYARHQSGLTQSALARLANTTQSVISEYESGRREPSFEAVDRLISATGLAVEVTPLIPDSQRARDRVIALSYELRRVLLPLGAQRIRLFGSVARGEESESSDIDLAVDVAPTVGMFDLLRMQREAEKILGRPVDLVPTAGLKPAVAEAIEHEAITL; this is translated from the coding sequence ATGAGTCGAGCCGCAGAGCTGATCCGCTATGCCCGCCACCAGAGCGGATTGACGCAATCGGCCCTGGCCCGATTGGCGAACACCACCCAGAGCGTCATCAGCGAGTATGAGAGCGGCCGTCGCGAACCATCCTTCGAGGCTGTGGACAGACTGATCTCGGCCACCGGCCTCGCTGTCGAGGTCACGCCGCTAATCCCGGATAGCCAACGCGCCCGCGATCGAGTGATCGCCCTCTCATACGAACTCCGACGCGTACTACTGCCGCTCGGAGCGCAGCGCATCCGTCTCTTCGGCAGCGTCGCGCGCGGTGAGGAGTCCGAGTCGAGCGACATCGATCTGGCCGTCGACGTCGCTCCGACTGTGGGAATGTTCGATCTCCTGCGGATGCAACGCGAGGCCGAGAAGATACTGGGTCGACCCGTGGATCTCGTCCCCACCGCCGGCCTCAAACCGGCGGTGGCAGAAGCGATCGAGCACGAAGCGATCACCCTGTGA
- the paaK gene encoding phenylacetate--CoA ligase PaaK, which translates to MNEERTEIGTEIELHSPAALARLQLQRLQWTVRHAYENVPTYRRKFDEHGVHPDDIRTLDDVQRLPFTTKADLRESYPFGMFAVPMPEVRRIHASSGTTGRPTVVGYTEGDLDRWGDLVARSLHAAGIRAGMKVHNAYGYGLFTGGLGAHAGIERLGATVIPVSGGQTARQVQLIADFEPDAILCTPSYLLTIADAMEAAGIDPTRTSLRVAVLGAEPWTNEMRREIEQRLNIDAVDIYGLSEVMGPGVASESVLTKDGPHIWEDHFLPEIIDGDTGERLPDGERGELVFTSLTKEAFPVIRYRTRDLTRLLPGTTYPALRRIEKITGRNDDMIILRGVNLFPTQIEELVMGIETLTPHFVLELHRAAQLDTMTVRIERHPSLSVEECDAAAAVLTHRIKVHIGTSVDVKVEEPGTLPRSEGKYKRVYDLR; encoded by the coding sequence ATGAACGAGGAACGCACCGAGATCGGTACCGAGATCGAGCTGCACTCCCCCGCTGCGCTGGCTCGATTGCAGCTGCAGCGCCTGCAGTGGACAGTGCGCCACGCCTACGAGAACGTGCCGACGTACCGTCGCAAGTTCGATGAGCACGGCGTGCATCCCGACGACATCCGCACTCTCGACGACGTGCAGAGGCTGCCGTTCACCACGAAGGCAGACCTGCGCGAGAGCTATCCGTTCGGCATGTTCGCCGTGCCCATGCCCGAGGTGCGACGCATCCATGCGTCGTCGGGCACGACGGGGCGACCGACCGTCGTCGGCTACACAGAGGGCGATCTCGACCGCTGGGGCGACCTCGTCGCGAGGTCGCTGCACGCGGCGGGCATCCGCGCGGGCATGAAGGTGCACAACGCCTACGGCTACGGACTCTTCACCGGTGGGCTCGGCGCGCACGCAGGCATCGAGCGTCTCGGAGCCACGGTGATCCCGGTCTCCGGTGGTCAGACCGCACGACAGGTGCAGTTGATCGCCGATTTCGAGCCGGATGCCATCCTCTGCACGCCGAGCTACCTGCTCACGATCGCCGATGCGATGGAGGCGGCAGGCATCGACCCCACGCGGACCTCGTTGCGGGTGGCGGTGCTCGGGGCCGAGCCGTGGACCAACGAGATGCGCCGCGAGATCGAGCAGCGACTGAACATCGACGCCGTCGACATATACGGGCTCAGCGAGGTCATGGGGCCGGGCGTCGCCAGCGAGAGCGTGCTCACGAAAGACGGCCCCCACATCTGGGAAGACCACTTCCTCCCGGAGATCATCGATGGCGACACCGGCGAGCGACTGCCGGACGGCGAGCGGGGCGAACTGGTCTTCACCTCGCTCACCAAAGAGGCTTTTCCGGTGATCCGCTACCGCACACGGGACCTCACCCGTCTGCTGCCGGGAACGACGTATCCCGCCCTCCGGCGGATCGAGAAGATCACCGGGCGCAACGACGACATGATCATCCTGCGCGGCGTGAATCTCTTCCCCACCCAGATCGAGGAGCTCGTGATGGGCATCGAGACGCTGACGCCGCACTTCGTGCTGGAGCTGCACCGCGCCGCCCAGCTCGACACCATGACCGTGCGCATCGAGCGGCATCCCTCGCTGAGCGTCGAGGAGTGCGATGCCGCCGCTGCAGTGCTGACGCATCGCATCAAGGTGCACATCGGCACCAGCGTCGACGTCAAGGTCGAGGAGCCTGGCACGCTGCCGCGCAGCGAGGGCAAGTACAAGAGGGTCTACGACCTGCGGTGA
- the paaI gene encoding hydroxyphenylacetyl-CoA thioesterase PaaI, whose protein sequence is MMQRDAASAMLGMTVELDEPGEAVVSMTVRDDMVNGFAITHGGLVFTLADTAFAIACNEDERVTVAGGADITFLKSTTAGQRLTARAIRRVVSGRNGIYDVTVTDESGDVVAEVRGRSLTTNRPQKG, encoded by the coding sequence ATGATGCAGCGCGATGCCGCGTCGGCGATGCTCGGCATGACCGTCGAGCTCGATGAGCCCGGCGAGGCCGTGGTGTCGATGACGGTGCGTGACGACATGGTGAACGGCTTCGCGATCACGCACGGTGGCCTGGTGTTCACTCTCGCCGATACGGCCTTCGCGATCGCCTGCAACGAGGACGAGCGAGTCACGGTCGCGGGCGGCGCGGACATCACCTTCCTCAAGTCCACGACCGCAGGGCAGCGGCTGACGGCACGTGCGATTCGCCGCGTCGTCAGCGGTCGCAACGGCATCTACGACGTGACGGTGACCGACGAGTCGGGCGATGTCGTCGCCGAGGTGCGCGGCCGCTCGCTCACCACGAACCGGCCGCAGAAGGGGTGA